The Candidatus Fukatsuia endosymbiont of Tuberolachnus salignus nucleotide sequence GAATTTAAAGAAAAAAATTATCCTGCCAGTTAAGTTCTATACCCAAGTGAAATCAAGATGCAGGATTTAGCGCCTGGCAATTATCGTTTAAGCGAGATACCAGAGAACTTGCCATTTGTGGTAGCTTCACTTCAAAGAAGTTTAAGATATCGTTCTTAAAACTCTGTTTAGATGGGTAATATCTATTGTTTCGTGTTTGCTCATTCATCACCTTCCACAATCGCTCTATCGGGTTTAGATTCGGGCTATACGGCGGAAGGTAATGAAGCTGGATATTCAACGTAAGCGCGGCGTCTTGCACAAGCTGTGAACGGTGATAGCCTGCACCCTCGAGGATCACATGTGCCGTTGTCGTGATGGGATAATGCGCGCGAATGGCAGACAGGAAGTGAACCACATTTTCGCTGTTAATCGTCTCATCATCACGGATTATGGGGTTAGCCACATTCTGGATGTTCAAGGCTCCCATGATATTCAACCGCGTTCTGCTCCCGGTGGTCTCTATCGTTTTATCCTGGCCTTTTCGTATCCAGCCGTAGCTTATTTTGGTGGCTTGTGTCGGATGAACGGCATCAATAAACAGTATGGGGTCATTACCCGCGGCGTCTTTCAATTCGCTGTAGGTCTTTATAAATTGCTGCTGTTTCTCAACGGCAAATTTATGCGGAACACCTTTCGGCTTTTTATAGCTAAAGCCATGCTGCTTCAACCCTTTATACAGACCTGATACGGTAAAGGTGATGTTCCAGCGTCCAGCGATATACGCCACAATTTGGTGATTGTGGTGGTAGAGCGGCTGGGTGAGATGTTCAACCAGCGACGTGGTCTGTTCCGCATTGAGATAGCCATCGGAGCCGCCATTTTCAGGCTTGAGCTTGTTGAGTTTATGATAGTCTGTAAGGTGGCGCCGCACCGTGGTTTCATTAATGAGCTGTGAGTGAGCAATCATAGGGG carries:
- a CDS encoding IS630 family transposase — encoded protein: MKIELTADQKITLEAQHRQSHDRRVCDRIRCVLLSADGWTPPMIAHSQLINETTVRRHLTDYHKLNKLKPENGGSDGYLNAEQTTSLVEHLTQPLYHHNHQIVAYIAGRWNITFTVSGLYKGLKQHGFSYKKPKGVPHKFAVEKQQQFIKTYSELKDAAGNDPILFIDAVHPTQATKISYGWIRKGQDKTIETTGSRTRLNIMGALNIQNVANPIIRDDETINSENVVHFLSAIRAHYPITTTAHVILEGAGYHRSQLVQDAALTLNIQLHYLPPYSPNLNPIERLWKVMNEQTRNNRYYPSKQSFKNDILNFFEVKLPQMASSLVSRLNDNCQALNPAS